A single genomic interval of Oceanithermus profundus DSM 14977 harbors:
- a CDS encoding FAD-binding oxidoreductase: MPVLELNQEDQYLVASGETPLLEVYAALPERLFPPFPPVELPGGVGGLVERGGFAQTFFFPADVLGLTFETPSGQRIVAGGRVVKNVQGYDLVRPFVGSFGVLGRALEVVLRLRPARAAALWRYERTGELRPRFVWEAEGDRLAFHWGHPRELERAGWSAELELEPGIDYTPLFPEGMGVGQGGPLRDDRFAWADGGGRPPLPPAFAKLAQALDGGGA, translated from the coding sequence ATGCCGGTGCTCGAGCTCAACCAAGAGGACCAGTACCTGGTCGCCAGCGGCGAGACCCCGTTGCTCGAGGTGTACGCGGCCCTGCCCGAAAGGCTCTTCCCGCCCTTTCCGCCCGTCGAGCTTCCCGGCGGCGTGGGCGGGTTGGTCGAGCGCGGCGGCTTCGCGCAGACCTTCTTCTTTCCCGCGGACGTGCTGGGCCTGACCTTCGAGACCCCGTCGGGGCAGCGGATCGTCGCCGGGGGGCGGGTGGTCAAGAACGTTCAGGGTTACGACCTGGTGCGCCCCTTCGTGGGCAGCTTCGGCGTGCTGGGGCGGGCGCTCGAGGTGGTGCTGCGGCTGCGCCCCGCGCGCGCCGCGGCCTTGTGGCGCTACGAGCGCACGGGAGAGCTACGCCCGCGCTTCGTCTGGGAGGCGGAGGGCGACCGCCTGGCCTTCCACTGGGGGCACCCGCGCGAGCTGGAGCGCGCGGGCTGGTCCGCCGAGCTCGAGCTGGAGCCGGGCATCGACTACACCCCCCTCTTTCCCGAGGGCATGGGCGTGGGCCAGGGCGGTCCCCTGCGCGACGATCGCTTCGCCTGGGCCGACGGGGGCGGCCGCCCGCCGCTGCCGCCCGCCTTCGCGAAGCTGGCGCAGGCGCTCGACGGAGGCGGGGCGTGA
- a CDS encoding carboxylesterase/lipase family protein, translated as MKRVLLALLLLAGLAQAGGGAVRVRLPGGWVQGYAEADVLVFKGIPYARAERWRAPERVDAWSGVLRAERPGPICPQKGSITVRLGRLAGRYLPPADEDCLNLNVWVPAEDPPPGGWPVMVFVHGGSYTGGSGSEPIYDGARLARRGVVVVTFNYRLGPFGFLALPSLAAEDPHGSTGNYGLLDQIAAFAWVRRQIAGFGGDPQNVTAFGESAGAMSICTLLASPLARGAFDRAVLESGGCNFVYTPQEAYAHARDFARAVGCDPGDLACWRALPAERLVALVPSETDFEKVPFKPVLDGYVLEEPPERALAAGRAAAVPLFVGATEDEYRLDVTAPEDPAKSTWAGVEALVREKEGGRADAVIRHYRARFDRALDAYYAYMGERILICPTYRAGRLAARHAPVFGYRFAYASPLWPELGSMHGMELPFVFGTRGVWPFWAFFASTDVQEQSGGLVRAVQQAWTAFAWGEAPRAGWAPAPRLGSGWLLGFDARWGWRADDWAARCALWGAGEPIPNR; from the coding sequence GTGAAGCGGGTCCTGCTCGCGCTGCTCCTGCTCGCCGGCCTGGCGCAGGCGGGAGGCGGGGCCGTGCGGGTGCGGCTGCCGGGCGGCTGGGTGCAGGGCTATGCGGAGGCGGACGTCCTCGTCTTCAAGGGCATCCCCTACGCCCGCGCCGAACGCTGGCGGGCTCCGGAGCGGGTGGACGCCTGGAGCGGGGTGCTGCGCGCGGAGCGGCCGGGTCCGATCTGCCCCCAGAAGGGGTCGATCACCGTCCGGCTCGGCCGGCTCGCCGGCCGCTACCTGCCGCCGGCGGACGAGGACTGCCTGAACCTCAACGTCTGGGTTCCCGCGGAGGACCCGCCCCCGGGGGGCTGGCCGGTGATGGTCTTCGTGCACGGCGGCAGCTACACCGGCGGCAGCGGTTCCGAGCCCATCTACGACGGCGCGCGGCTGGCGCGGCGCGGCGTCGTCGTGGTGACCTTCAACTACCGGCTGGGCCCGTTCGGCTTCCTGGCGCTGCCGTCCCTGGCCGCGGAGGACCCCCACGGCAGCACCGGCAACTACGGCCTGCTCGACCAGATCGCCGCCTTCGCCTGGGTGCGGCGGCAGATCGCGGGCTTCGGGGGCGACCCGCAGAACGTGACCGCCTTCGGTGAGTCGGCGGGGGCGATGTCGATCTGTACGTTGCTGGCCAGTCCCCTCGCGCGCGGGGCCTTCGACCGGGCGGTGCTCGAGTCGGGCGGCTGCAACTTCGTCTACACCCCCCAGGAGGCCTACGCCCACGCCCGCGACTTCGCGCGCGCCGTGGGCTGCGACCCGGGCGACCTGGCCTGCTGGCGCGCCCTGCCGGCCGAGCGGTTGGTGGCCCTGGTGCCCTCGGAGACCGACTTCGAGAAGGTACCCTTCAAGCCCGTACTCGATGGCTACGTGCTCGAAGAGCCTCCGGAGCGGGCCCTGGCCGCGGGGCGTGCCGCGGCGGTGCCGCTCTTCGTGGGCGCGACCGAGGACGAGTACCGGCTCGACGTGACCGCGCCCGAAGACCCCGCCAAGTCGACCTGGGCGGGGGTGGAAGCCCTCGTCCGCGAAAAGGAAGGGGGCCGCGCCGACGCGGTGATCCGGCACTACCGCGCGCGCTTCGACCGCGCGCTCGACGCCTACTACGCCTACATGGGCGAGCGGATCCTGATCTGCCCCACCTACCGCGCGGGGCGGCTCGCCGCCCGCCACGCCCCGGTGTTTGGCTACCGGTTCGCGTACGCGAGCCCGCTGTGGCCCGAGCTGGGCAGCATGCACGGGATGGAGCTGCCCTTCGTCTTCGGCACCCGCGGCGTCTGGCCGTTCTGGGCCTTCTTCGCGTCCACGGACGTCCAGGAGCAAAGCGGCGGGCTCGTCCGGGCGGTTCAGCAGGCCTGGACGGCGTTCGCGTGGGGCGAGGCGCCGCGGGCGGGTTGGGCGCCGGCGCCGCGGCTGGGGAGCGGCTGGCTGCTTGGGTTCGACGCGCGTTGGGGCTGGCGTGCCGACGACTGGGCGGCGCGCTGCGCGCTCTGGGGCGCGGGCGAACCAATACCGAACCGTTAG